In the Leptolyngbya sp. FACHB-261 genome, one interval contains:
- a CDS encoding MSMEG_0565 family glycosyltransferase: MTPLSPLRIALLTYATKPRGSVVHTLELAEALQDLGHHVCVYALDKDGSGFYRSLRCPHQTIPAQPVTGNIDALIQQRIQEFVDFLANINTTYDCYHAQDCISANALLSLKEKGSIPHFLRTVHHIEDFNSPYLQRCQDQSIRRADRCLCVSLHWQVALQEGYGIAASRVFNAVDNQRFSPHSDGLESELKTRLGLSGWPIYLTVGGIEPRKNSLTLLHAFIQLRQQYPQAQLVIAGGATLFDYEAYRQEFFAVAQQTNLQIGKSLILPGVITDADLPALYRSADAFVFPSLKEGWGLVVLEAMASGLPVLVADQPPFTEFLTAQEALLVDPNDPQALATEMAKLPNPLIAQKLSEAGLRRSADYSWARSALAHAEVYHQFLQSQADQEPVPVRR, encoded by the coding sequence ATGACACCATTGTCGCCACTTCGTATTGCCTTATTAACCTATGCAACTAAACCTAGAGGCAGTGTGGTTCATACGCTGGAACTCGCAGAAGCCCTTCAGGATTTGGGCCACCACGTATGCGTGTATGCACTCGATAAGGACGGTAGTGGTTTCTATCGAAGCCTGCGTTGCCCTCATCAAACCATCCCAGCTCAACCCGTAACTGGTAACATTGATGCTTTAATTCAACAGCGCATTCAAGAGTTTGTAGATTTTTTGGCTAACATAAACACAACTTACGATTGTTACCACGCCCAGGATTGCATCAGTGCTAATGCGCTTCTAAGTTTGAAAGAGAAAGGAAGCATTCCTCATTTTTTGCGCACCGTTCATCACATTGAAGACTTTAATAGTCCCTATCTACAGCGTTGCCAAGATCAATCTATTCGCCGTGCTGATCGGTGTTTATGTGTAAGCTTGCATTGGCAGGTTGCTCTACAAGAGGGTTACGGGATTGCTGCCTCTAGAGTATTCAATGCTGTGGACAATCAACGCTTCTCGCCTCACTCAGATGGCCTTGAAAGCGAATTGAAGACTCGGTTAGGATTAAGTGGCTGGCCCATCTATCTCACAGTCGGCGGTATTGAGCCACGCAAAAACTCTCTAACTCTGCTGCATGCCTTTATCCAGCTGCGACAACAGTATCCGCAAGCACAGCTAGTTATTGCGGGAGGCGCAACTCTATTTGATTACGAAGCTTATCGCCAAGAGTTTTTTGCAGTGGCGCAACAGACAAATTTACAAATTGGCAAGTCGCTGATTCTACCCGGGGTAATTACTGATGCAGATCTGCCTGCTTTGTATCGCTCGGCGGACGCGTTTGTGTTTCCCTCCTTAAAAGAAGGCTGGGGCTTAGTTGTGCTAGAAGCAATGGCCAGTGGCCTGCCAGTGCTGGTTGCTGATCAACCTCCGTTCACAGAGTTCTTGACTGCTCAGGAGGCGTTATTGGTTGATCCTAACGATCCGCAGGCACTGGCAACAGAGATGGCTAAGCTGCCTAATCCTCTAATTGCCCAAAAGCTTAGTGAGGCAGGGTTGCGACGTAGCGCTGACTATAGCTGGGCACGTTCGGCCTTAGCGCATGCTGAAGTCTATCACCAGTTTTTGCAGTCCCAGGCAGATCAAGAACCAGTTCCAGTTAGGAGGTAA
- a CDS encoding sll0787 family AIR synthase-like protein, giving the protein MLLELANYWRGALGLLQKQDIQKVEHCLAQMVPQTEAKILLGDDCAAIPEGDGYLLLAAEGMWPLLVETEPWFAGWCSVQVNVSDIYAMGGRPLAVVDTLWSKSTSAAELVLKGMIAAAQTYGVPIVGGHTNLHSPYEALAVAILGRASRLLTSFNAQPGDTLLAAVDLRGQSHPQHPFWNASRGVEPARLRADLELLPLIAEAGWCDAGKDISMGGILGTLLMLLETSGCGAVLNLDQVPKPASLPLERWLLCFPSYGFLLSARPEQVTRIQEQFRQRDLVCEPIGQVQMAQQLVLQTGDEQMTFWDLAQVPFMGFSPK; this is encoded by the coding sequence ATGCTGCTTGAACTAGCTAATTATTGGCGGGGGGCCTTAGGGCTTTTACAGAAGCAAGATATTCAGAAGGTAGAGCATTGTCTCGCACAGATGGTGCCCCAGACCGAAGCCAAGATTTTGCTGGGTGATGATTGTGCTGCCATTCCTGAAGGTGATGGCTATTTGCTTTTAGCTGCCGAAGGAATGTGGCCTTTACTGGTAGAAACAGAGCCTTGGTTTGCCGGCTGGTGTTCGGTTCAGGTCAATGTCAGTGACATCTACGCCATGGGTGGCCGTCCCCTAGCCGTTGTCGATACGCTTTGGAGCAAGAGCACTAGCGCGGCTGAGCTCGTTCTGAAGGGAATGATCGCTGCGGCTCAGACTTATGGCGTGCCAATTGTGGGCGGGCATACTAACCTCCACAGCCCCTATGAAGCTCTAGCCGTTGCGATTTTGGGACGAGCCTCTCGCCTGCTGACTAGCTTCAATGCTCAGCCTGGAGATACCTTGCTAGCTGCGGTCGATCTGCGCGGACAATCACATCCCCAGCACCCCTTTTGGAATGCCAGCCGTGGTGTTGAACCAGCCCGATTACGAGCCGATTTAGAACTATTGCCTCTGATTGCTGAAGCAGGTTGGTGCGATGCGGGCAAAGACATTAGCATGGGTGGCATTCTAGGCACGCTGCTGATGTTGCTAGAAACTTCTGGCTGTGGAGCGGTTTTGAATCTAGATCAGGTGCCTAAGCCCGCCTCTCTGCCTCTAGAACGCTGGTTACTCTGCTTTCCTAGCTATGGTTTCTTGTTGAGTGCTCGGCCTGAGCAGGTGACTCGCATTCAAGAGCAGTTTCGACAGCGTGATCTGGTGTGTGAGCCGATTGGTCAAGTCCAAATGGCTCAGCAATTGGTGTTGCAAACTGGTGATGAACAAATGACTTTTTGGGATCTGGCCCAAGTTCCCTTTATGGGTTTCTCACCCAAATAA
- a CDS encoding MSMEG_0570 family nitrogen starvation response protein, whose protein sequence is MPEIHFRVEWPDGRQENCYSPSLIVKDYFEEGKNYSLDDFLERSRTSLKIADQRVFAKYGMHCTAAMSQLDRIEKAVLEYQAQPAGTAQPAGTVRLVQFIT, encoded by the coding sequence ATGCCCGAGATTCACTTTCGCGTGGAATGGCCCGACGGTCGTCAGGAAAATTGTTACTCGCCTTCTTTGATTGTCAAAGACTATTTTGAAGAAGGTAAGAATTACAGCCTTGATGATTTTTTAGAACGCAGTCGAACCTCACTGAAAATTGCTGATCAGCGTGTTTTTGCGAAGTACGGGATGCACTGCACAGCTGCAATGTCACAACTAGACAGAATTGAAAAAGCGGTGCTTGAATACCAAGCTCAGCCTGCAGGCACAGCTCAACCTGCGGGCACAGTGCGCTTGGTTCAGTTCATTACCTAG